In Labrus bergylta chromosome 1, fLabBer1.1, whole genome shotgun sequence, one genomic interval encodes:
- the rln3b gene encoding relaxin-3b, protein MWKAAILTLVLLVALVDRVQSDDGNPSFYGVKLCGREFIRAVIFTCGGSRWRRSLGDSALIGEEAFDSWHMNPIPQLASEQDPAESQTWKDHTSNEAAGFFRSARSPISEEVLEALRSADRKGRDVVVGLSNACCKWGCSKSEISSLC, encoded by the exons ATGTGGAAGGCAGCAATCTTGACCCTGGTCTTATTGGTGGCATTGGTAGACAGGGTGCAGTCCGATGATGGCAATCCCTCTTTCTATGGGGTCAAACTGTGTGGAAGAGAGTTCATACGAGCAGTCATCTTTACCTGTGGTGGTTCTCGCTGGAGAAGAAGTTTGGGAGACTCAG CTCTTATTGGGGAAGAGGCCTTTGACTCATGGCACATGAATCCCATTCCTCAACTTGCCAGTGAGCAGGATCCTGCCGAGTCCCAAACATGGAAAGATCATACATCAAATGAGGCTGCTGGATTCTTCCGCTCAGCTCGCTCACCGATCTCAGAGGAAGTGCTTGAGGCTCTTCGGAGTGCGGACAGGAAAGGACGGGATGTAGTTGTTGGACTTTCCAATGCCTGCTGCAAGTGGGGCTGTAGCAAGAGTGAAATCAGCTCTCTGTGCTGA